The following coding sequences lie in one Primulina huaijiensis isolate GDHJ02 chromosome 2, ASM1229523v2, whole genome shotgun sequence genomic window:
- the LOC140971529 gene encoding calcium-dependent protein kinase 26-like, giving the protein MGNNCIHGKIDEDGFFYTVSRSLWWSKSPEMIVLCDNKEKNQHLPCLEADEAPNSVKNKPPEMIMIELEDILVKGGRKQPQELGTWEEDMIKKDVIKPDQVIMMIVKENPKKVDPSKPEKPKSFSGSMSVGLQVDSVLKTKTGHLKQYYNLGRELGHGQYGTTFLCVEKKTGKEYACKSIAKRKLLTMDDVYDVRREIEIMHHLSGDPNVISIKGAYEDSVAVHFVMELCGGGELFDRIVKRGHYSEKKAAYLTRTIVGVIEACHSLGVMHRDLKPENFLFVNGDEDSPMKTIDFGLSVFFKPGEIFTDVVGSPYYVAPEVLCKCYGPEADVWSAGVILYILLCGVPPFWGETEQETFEEVLRGDIDFSSDPWPKISNSAKDLVKKMLVRDPKRRLTAHQVLCHPWVQDKGVAPDKPLDSAVSRRLMQFSAMNKLKKMALRVIAESLSEEEIAGLKEMFKMIDTDNSGYITFDELEAGLKRFGANLNESEIHNLMKAADVDNNGTIEYGEFIAATLHLNKIYKEDNLFGAFSFFDKDGSGYITQDELQIACQQFGIMDAHLEEMIQEADQNNDGKIDYNEFVSMMQQGNSDFDKKRFPSSVNIGFIEAMPVC; this is encoded by the exons ATGGGAAATAATTGTATTCATGGAAAGATTGACGAGGATGGTTTCTTCTACACAGTTTCACGTTCATTATGGTGGTCTAAATCACCGGAAATGATTGTCCTGTGCGATAACAAAGAAAAAAACCAGCATTTGCCATGTTTAGAAGCGGACGAGGCTCCGAATTCTGTCAAGAATAAGCCCCCGGAAATGATCATGATTGAATTGGAGGATATCTTAGTGAAGGGAGGGAGAAAACAACCTCAGGAACTCGGAACATGGGAGGAGGACATGATCAAGAAAGATGTCATAAAACCCGATCAAGTGATCATGATGATTGTTAAGGAAAACCCGAAGAAGGTAGATCCCTCCAAGCCTGAAAAACCGAAGAGTTTCAGTGGAAGCATGAGTGTAGGTCTTCAAGTCGATTCTGTGCTCAAAACCAAGACAGGGCACTTGAAGCAGTACTACAATTTGGGTCGGGAACTTGGACATGGGCAATATGGGACGACTTTTCTTTGCGTGGAGAAGAAAACCGGTAAGGAATATGCTTGTAAATCTATTGCGAAGAGGAAGCTATTGACCATGGATGATGTCTATGATGTAAGACGAGAAATCGAGATCATGCATCATTTATCTGGGGACCCGAATGTAATTTCCATTAAAGGGGCGTACGAGGATTCTGTTGCTGTTCATTTTGTGATGGAATTGTGTGGAGGAGGCGAGCTTTTCGATAGAATTGTTAAACGAGGGCATTACTCGGAGAAAAAAGCTGCGTATCTCACTAGGACTATAGTTGGTGTTATAGAAGCTTGCCATTCTTTGGGAGTAATGCATCGAGACCTTAAGCCCGAAAATTTCCTATTTGTGAACGGGGACGAGGATTCGCCTATGAAGACCATAGACTTTGGTTTGTCGGTGTTTTTTAAGCCAG GGGAAATATTCACGGATGTTGTTGGGAGCCCTTACTATGTTGCACCAGAGGTGCTTTGTAAGTGTTATGGACCCGAGGCAGACGTGTGGAGTGCTGGTGTTATACTCTATATTCTTCTCTGTGGTGTGCCTCCATTTTGGGGTG AAACCGAACAAGAAACTTTCGAAGAAGTTTTACGTGGTGATATAGACTTCTCATCGGATCCTTGGCCAAAAATCTCCAATAGTGCGAAGGATCTGGTCAAGAAAATGCTTGTAAGGGATCCAAAAAGGCGATTAACGGCTCATCAAGTCCTAT GCCATCCTTGGGTGCAGGATAAGGGAGTGGCTCCAGATAAGCCTCTCGATTCTGCAGTTTCGAGGCGATTAATGCAGTTTTCAGCCATGAACAAACTCAAGAAAATGGCTCTCAGG GTGATTGCAGAAAGTTTGTCTGAAGAAGAAATTGCGGGTCTGAaagaaatgtttaaaatgattgaCACGGATAACAGTGGATACATAACTTTTGATGAACTCGAGGCTGGATTAAAACGATTTGGAGCTAATCTTAATGAGTCCGAGATACACAATCTGATGAAAGCT GCAGATGTAGACAATAATGGTACAATTGAGTATGGAGAATTCATAGCTGCAACATTGCATTTGAACAAGATTTACAAAGAAGATAATTTATTCGGagcattttcattttttgataAAGATGGGAGTGGATATATAACACAAGATGAGCTTCAAATAGCTTGTCAACAATTTGGGATAATGGATGCACACTTGGAAGAAATGATCCAAGAAGCTGATCAGAATAAC GACGGGAAGATAGATTACAACGAGTTTGTGAGCATGATGCAGCAAGGGAACTCAGATTTTGATAAGAAGAGGTTTCCGAGCAGTGTTAACATCGGATTCATTGAAGCAATGCCAGTCTGCTGA
- the LOC140961512 gene encoding uncharacterized protein, protein MENSLGAGFMAVFAVSGSVVFLAMQAHKRLLSDFMKKMESQIKHSTGEARDGKKRVRFSNDVVEHSVAEKGRDRMHLSIPTGVVGQKNDENLEAMPLNWQVMYKGILKHKNLRGYK, encoded by the exons ATGGAGAATTCTTTGGGAGCAGGTTTCATGGCAGTTTTCGCAGTTTCCGGCAGCGTGGTTTTCTTAGCCATGCAAGCCCACAAGCGCCTTCTCTCCGATTTCATGAAGAAGATGGAATCCCAAATCAAGCATTCGACAG GTGAAGCAAGAGATGGGAAGAAAAGGGTGAGGTTCTCCAACGACGTGGTGGAGCACTCCGTGGCTGAGAAAGGGCGTGACCGTATGCATTTGTCGATTCCGACCGGTGTTGTTGGTCAAAAAAACGATGAAAATTTAGAGGCGATGCCCCTAAATTGGCAAGTTATGTACAAAGGGATCCTTAAACATAAGAATCTTAGGGGGTATAAGTAA
- the LOC140971527 gene encoding E3 ubiquitin-protein ligase RHF2A-like, with product MEVLQLDEVKNGGSHMASAAAFVEGGIQEVCDDACSICLEAFCDSDPSSVTSCKHEFHLQCILEWCQRSSNCPMCWQPFSLEDPSSQELLEAVERERNLRFTSSRRNATIFQHPTLGDFELQDLQIGVDDPVLEDHIIQHLTAAAAMGRTHLIARREGSRIRSSAHAHPQFVVFSSHPNASSTGQTSASLASVGTEYDSTAATETNTYVPPTSIRDEGPPHTSPLQSDGALASAFGSPVIPSTYHGIPSDNRSSVRQAFLPNQDRAGPSELSFSDSWKSRLNAVSTRYKESITKSTRGWKEKLFSRTGSMTEIGNEVRKEVSAGIATISHLMERLETRDGSRPGNVPLANDVVDSSGTGMRNAVNRNMINETSSSGANSSSCVTSSI from the exons ATGGAG GTTTTGCAATTGGATGAGGTCAAGAATGGAGGGAGTCACATGGCATCAGCAGCGGCTTTTGTAGAAGGAGGGATTCAGGAGGTCTGTGATGATGCTTGCAGCATATGCCTTGAGGCCTTTTGTGACAGCGATCCTTCCTCG GTGACAAGCTGCAAGCATGAGTTCCACCTTCAATGCATTCTTGAGTG gtGTCAAAGAAGTTCTAACTGTCCAATGTGTTGGCAACCCTTCAGTCTGGAAGATCCTTCCAG CCAAGAGTTGCTTGAAGCAGTGGAAAGGGAGAGAAATTTAAGGTTTACTTCATCAAGGAGGAATGCAACCATATTTCAACATCCCACCCTGGGGGATTTTGAACTGCAGGAT TTACAAATAGGAGTTGATGATCCAGTACTTGAGGACCACATTATCCAACATTTGACTGCTGCTGCTGCCATGGGGAGGACACACCTCATTGCTCGGAGGGAGGGCTCAAGGATTCGTTCATCTGCCCATGCTCATCCACAGTTTGTAGTGTTTTCatctcatccaaatgcatcttctaCCGGTCAGACTTCAGCTTCCCTTGCTTCTGTTGGAACAGAATACGATTCAACAGCAGCCACTGAAACTAATACTTATGTTCCACCAACTTCTATTCGGGATGAAGGACCACCACATACGTCTCCTCTTCAAAGTGATGGAGCTTTGGCTTCAGCATTTGGATCTCCGGTCATTCCTAGTACATACCATGGAATACCTAGTGATAATAG GAGCTCTGTGAGGCAAGCTTTTTTGCCAAATCAAGACAGAGCAGGACCCTCAGAGTTGTCATTTTCAGACTCTTGGAAATCTCGACTCAATGCTGTGTCGACAAG ATACAAAGAGTCCATTACCAAAAGTACTAGAGGATGGAAGGAAAAGCTGTTTTCCCGAACTGGTTCCATGACAGAGATTGGTAATGAGGTTAGAAAAGAGGTGAGTGCTGGAATTGCTACTATATCTCACCTGATGGAGCGCCTTGAAACAAGAGATGGCAGTAGACCTGGTAATGTTCCATTAGCAAATGACGTGGTGGATTCTTCAGGCACTGGAATGAGAAACGCTGTGAATAGAAATATGATCAATGAAACTTCATCGAGTGGCGCAAATTCTTCTTCTTGTGTCACGAGTTCAATTTAA